A single region of the Ictalurus punctatus breed USDA103 chromosome 26, Coco_2.0, whole genome shotgun sequence genome encodes:
- the c26h19orf53 gene encoding leydig cell tumor 10 kDa protein homolog: protein MAQGKQKFKAQRPGGAKKQLNKPKGPKKGGRIIAPKKAAIVQQHKLKKGLEVAIRNKIEHEVTQKASTSLHKRLSVLKTPQRKGGAAGNTKTTTATTAAPSK, encoded by the exons ATGGCGCAGGGGAAACAGAAATTTAAAGCGCAGCGACCCGGCGGTGCgaaaaaacaactaaacaaaCCGAAAGGACCAAAGAAAGGAG GTCGGATCATCGCCCCGAAAAAAGCAGCAATAGTTCAACAACATAAACTAAAAAAG GGTCTGGAGGTGGCCATCAGAAACAAGATTGAACATGAGGTGACTCAGAAAGCCAGCACCTCCTTACACAAGAGACTGAGTGTACTGAAGACCCCTCAGAGAAAAGGAGGAGCGGCAGGAAACACCAAAACCACAACCGCCACCACTGCTGCAccctccaaataa
- the si:ch211-196h16.12 gene encoding regulator of G-protein signaling 21 isoform X2, producing MYDVTDSTRWKKRRAKEMKVKLTHLAEKSNKHRAHEEKTPLDLESLLHSKAGVQAFHRFLGSEFSEENLAFWLACNEYKTMPETKLSSKAQSIYTQFINPDAPQEVNLDSETREALMDRMNTPAADMFAEAQQRIFTLMAKDSFPRFLRSPYCQHPVRGA from the exons GGCAAAGGAGATGAAGGTGAAGCTAACACACCTGGCTGagaaatcaaacaaacacag aGCCCATGAGGAAAAAACTCCTCTTGATCTCGAGTCTCTGCTCCACAGCAAGG CGGGTGTGCAGGCGTTCCACCGGTTCCTGGGCTCGGAGTTCAGTGAGGAGAACCTGGCCTTCTGGCTTGCCTGTAATGAATACAAGACCATGCCTGAGACCAAACTGTCGTCTAAAGCCCAGAGCATCTACACTCAGTTCATCAACCCTGACGCCCCACAGGAG GTGAATCTGGACAGTGAGACGCGCGAGGCGCTGATGGACAGGATGAACACGCCGGCTGCCGACATGTTCGCCGAAGCTCAGCAGCGCATCTTTACCCTGATGGCCAAAGACTCGTTCCCTCGCTTCCTGCGCTCGCCTTACTGCCAGCACCCAGTCAGAGGGGCGTGA
- the si:ch211-196h16.12 gene encoding regulator of G-protein signaling 4 isoform X1, with protein MCKGLSTLPSSCLEKAKEMKVKLTHLAEKSNKHRAHEEKTPLDLESLLHSKAGVQAFHRFLGSEFSEENLAFWLACNEYKTMPETKLSSKAQSIYTQFINPDAPQEVNLDSETREALMDRMNTPAADMFAEAQQRIFTLMAKDSFPRFLRSPYCQHPVRGA; from the exons ATGTGTAAGGGGCTCTCCACCCTCCCCTCATCATGCCTGGAGAA GGCAAAGGAGATGAAGGTGAAGCTAACACACCTGGCTGagaaatcaaacaaacacag aGCCCATGAGGAAAAAACTCCTCTTGATCTCGAGTCTCTGCTCCACAGCAAGG CGGGTGTGCAGGCGTTCCACCGGTTCCTGGGCTCGGAGTTCAGTGAGGAGAACCTGGCCTTCTGGCTTGCCTGTAATGAATACAAGACCATGCCTGAGACCAAACTGTCGTCTAAAGCCCAGAGCATCTACACTCAGTTCATCAACCCTGACGCCCCACAGGAG GTGAATCTGGACAGTGAGACGCGCGAGGCGCTGATGGACAGGATGAACACGCCGGCTGCCGACATGTTCGCCGAAGCTCAGCAGCGCATCTTTACCCTGATGGCCAAAGACTCGTTCCCTCGCTTCCTGCGCTCGCCTTACTGCCAGCACCCAGTCAGAGGGGCGTGA